A genome region from Thalassotalea euphylliae includes the following:
- a CDS encoding EAL domain-containing protein, which translates to MSKSIWLRYSFVCLLTLVIAAIGFAATQHLSTLDTRELARTQANIEVATSYYVDDSNQLSASQVREREAGFISSEPNDIPFELGDSAYWVRFSLSNQTLDDAALVLHIDNSMLTELAAYQYSSVVNSPLAALNQGTLSATAFPHLNINLSAKQNIELLLKLKAGGPPNIPLVWHQAEQFKTKQALTRVLFGVVIGVLAVIGLYNLVIFNAIRDKVYLIYIGYLLAAFLVLATVNGYGYILFSPETQELLNTHSLFFHYYLLSFLVLFTLYFLKFNEDNGKLFKIGQVSVYLLICLSAIGLFIPHTERAIIFFSLVPIYYAYSICLVILKLKSEFSWARYYVVSWIPLLVGAGAQQLTLFGYIDYSFILVNAFLLAVLCEITLMSFALAERMRRHEAERIAEMSYHSGSGIPRKNVFERSLYKLMQTPDAHLHVLVIKPEHIERVALYVNDAMNTALFKRIYEKLTPLFAYNDAIEPIGMRGEKIALVAGNMLAIVVNEQKNQQALDTIVSSINTLVEEAYRIEALQIPLQANIGVASYPEHGNLPFILLNKAQMALPDAENCTGKWAVYEEFQSDNSGYRLKLAAEINAAIEQGSFELYHQPQVDLKTMRVCGSECLIRWHYDGENLSEQGFIPPTAFIPVAEDMGLINKLTRWVIKQAIAQHSVLLAQGYKHHMVSINISGKDICAEGFYEYVAAEIEAAEIAANKIVFELTESATITNNAQALEVIELLTELGVTISIDDFGTGYASMAYVSELPFKELKVDRQFVQDVGDDKKRRTIAETTVRMAKGLGLEVVAEGINSQKDENLLRQFGCDIGQGYFYAKPMAFDDYLEWLTDEVNGRSPEPLEGEFISKHSLS; encoded by the coding sequence TTGTCTAAATCTATTTGGTTACGTTACTCATTTGTTTGTCTCCTCACTTTAGTTATTGCTGCGATTGGTTTTGCTGCCACGCAGCATTTAAGTACATTAGACACGAGAGAGTTAGCGCGAACACAAGCCAATATTGAAGTGGCAACGAGTTACTATGTTGACGACAGCAATCAATTATCAGCTAGCCAAGTGCGCGAACGTGAAGCTGGTTTTATTTCCTCAGAGCCTAATGATATTCCTTTTGAGCTAGGCGACAGTGCTTATTGGGTTAGGTTTTCACTATCTAATCAGACGTTAGATGATGCTGCCTTAGTGTTGCATATCGACAATTCAATGTTGACAGAGCTGGCGGCATATCAATATTCAAGTGTAGTAAACTCGCCTTTAGCTGCGTTAAATCAAGGAACGTTAAGCGCCACAGCCTTCCCACATTTGAATATTAACCTTAGTGCCAAACAAAATATTGAGTTACTACTTAAGTTAAAAGCAGGTGGCCCACCGAATATTCCGTTAGTGTGGCATCAAGCTGAACAGTTTAAGACTAAACAAGCGCTAACAAGGGTACTGTTTGGTGTCGTTATCGGTGTGCTTGCTGTGATTGGTCTTTATAACTTAGTGATTTTTAACGCCATTCGAGACAAGGTGTATTTAATTTATATCGGTTACTTGCTCGCTGCGTTTTTAGTCTTAGCCACGGTAAACGGATACGGCTACATACTGTTTAGCCCTGAGACCCAAGAGCTGCTCAATACACATTCGCTGTTCTTCCATTATTACTTACTGAGCTTTTTGGTGCTGTTTACCTTGTACTTTTTAAAGTTCAATGAAGACAACGGCAAGCTGTTTAAAATTGGCCAAGTAAGTGTCTACTTGCTTATTTGTCTCAGTGCTATTGGGTTGTTTATACCGCATACAGAGAGAGCTATTATTTTTTTTAGCTTAGTACCTATATATTATGCGTATTCAATTTGTCTCGTCATACTCAAACTAAAGAGTGAGTTTTCATGGGCTCGATATTATGTTGTTTCATGGATTCCACTTTTGGTAGGAGCAGGAGCTCAACAACTAACTTTATTTGGCTATATTGACTACTCATTCATACTAGTTAACGCCTTTTTACTTGCCGTATTGTGTGAAATCACTCTAATGTCGTTTGCGCTTGCCGAGCGTATGCGCCGTCATGAAGCTGAACGAATAGCCGAAATGAGCTACCACTCAGGCTCTGGAATACCACGTAAAAATGTTTTTGAGCGCTCCTTGTATAAGTTAATGCAAACGCCTGATGCGCATTTGCATGTGTTGGTGATTAAACCTGAGCATATTGAGCGTGTTGCACTTTATGTTAATGATGCGATGAATACCGCTTTATTTAAGCGAATCTACGAAAAGCTCACGCCACTTTTTGCTTATAACGATGCAATTGAGCCAATAGGCATGAGAGGTGAGAAGATTGCCTTGGTCGCAGGTAATATGTTGGCAATTGTAGTTAACGAACAGAAAAACCAGCAAGCATTAGATACCATTGTCTCTTCTATCAACACTTTGGTCGAAGAAGCTTACCGTATTGAAGCGCTGCAAATACCGCTACAAGCGAATATCGGTGTGGCCAGCTACCCAGAGCACGGTAACTTGCCATTTATCTTATTGAACAAAGCTCAAATGGCATTGCCCGACGCAGAAAATTGCACCGGCAAGTGGGCAGTATATGAAGAGTTTCAGTCAGATAACAGCGGCTATCGGTTAAAGCTTGCTGCTGAAATTAATGCTGCAATCGAGCAGGGGAGCTTTGAGCTCTATCATCAGCCGCAAGTGGATTTAAAAACCATGCGTGTTTGCGGTAGTGAGTGTTTAATTCGTTGGCATTACGATGGCGAGAACCTAAGCGAACAAGGCTTTATTCCACCAACAGCGTTTATTCCCGTTGCCGAAGATATGGGCTTAATTAACAAGCTCACTCGTTGGGTCATTAAGCAGGCCATTGCTCAGCACAGTGTATTGTTGGCACAGGGTTACAAGCATCACATGGTATCAATCAATATTAGTGGCAAAGATATTTGTGCAGAAGGTTTTTACGAATATGTTGCCGCTGAAATCGAAGCAGCTGAAATTGCCGCCAATAAGATAGTGTTTGAGCTAACAGAATCGGCCACGATCACCAATAATGCTCAAGCATTAGAGGTCATTGAATTGCTCACCGAGCTTGGTGTTACCATTAGTATTGATGACTTTGGCACTGGTTATGCGTCGATGGCCTACGTTAGTGAATTACCATTTAAGGAGCTAAAAGTTGATCGCCAATTCGTTCAGGACGTTGGCGATGATAAGAAGCGCAGAACCATTGCGGAAACGACGGTTCGAATGGCTAAAGGCTTAGGACTTGAAGTGGTTGCTGAAGGGATTAATAGCCAAAAAGATGAAAATCTATTGAGGCAGTTTGGTTGTGATATAGGGCAAGGGTACTTCTATGCTAAACCTATGGCATTTGATGATTACCTAGAATGGCTGACCGACGAAGTGAATGGGCGCTCCCCTGAGCCGCTTGAAGGCGAGTTTATCTCTAAGCATTCTCTATCTTAA
- a CDS encoding MFS transporter: MNNTKPNLSFWQIWNVSFGFLGVQIGFALQNGNVSRILSDLGADLSSLSLFWLAAPIMGLIVQPIVGAASDKTWNGLGRRLPFILGGAIVAAMAMALLPNASMVVAFIPPMIFGLFIFAIKDAAFNVTFQPFRSLVSDMVPDGQRNLGYSVQTLLINIGAVVGSILPFFLTNVIGLDNLSAQGEVAPSVIWSFYIGATVLLGSVLWTVFRTKEYPPEQYYAFKEMDAAAVAKEQQTQRSLGERLAGFWALFKDMPVIMKQLALVQFFSWFALFIMWTYTPAAITQHTWGVAIEWFDPAYIAAAGGLPTDIAKAKGSAGDWVGILYAAQALFSVLFALVMTKLANTFGRKLTYSLSLIAGGLGYLSFVLFQDPTLTHVDLLITQVEIPKGALGLVWSMAGVGIAWAAILAMPYAILAGALPADKTGVYMGIFNFTIAAPQIVSGIASGWILSHVFDNQAINIIMLAGIAMFLAAASVIFVKDTEAKA, from the coding sequence ATGAACAACACTAAACCAAACCTGAGCTTTTGGCAGATTTGGAATGTCAGCTTTGGCTTTCTTGGCGTGCAAATTGGTTTTGCCTTGCAAAACGGCAACGTTAGCCGAATATTGTCGGACTTAGGTGCCGATCTTTCTTCACTTTCACTGTTCTGGCTAGCAGCCCCGATTATGGGTTTAATTGTTCAGCCTATTGTCGGCGCGGCTTCCGACAAAACCTGGAACGGCCTAGGTCGACGATTGCCGTTTATCTTAGGTGGTGCCATTGTGGCGGCGATGGCAATGGCTTTGCTGCCTAATGCCTCTATGGTGGTGGCCTTTATTCCACCTATGATTTTTGGTTTGTTTATTTTTGCCATTAAAGACGCCGCCTTTAATGTCACTTTCCAACCGTTTCGCTCGCTGGTATCAGATATGGTGCCCGATGGTCAGCGCAACTTAGGTTATTCAGTACAAACCTTGCTGATTAATATTGGTGCGGTTGTTGGCTCGATATTGCCTTTCTTTTTAACCAATGTGATTGGTTTAGATAATTTGTCAGCCCAAGGTGAAGTGGCGCCATCGGTTATTTGGTCGTTTTATATAGGTGCAACCGTGCTTTTGGGTTCTGTACTTTGGACAGTATTTCGCACCAAAGAATATCCGCCAGAGCAATACTATGCTTTTAAAGAGATGGATGCCGCAGCGGTTGCTAAAGAGCAACAAACACAGCGTAGCTTAGGCGAGCGTCTAGCGGGCTTTTGGGCGTTGTTCAAAGATATGCCGGTGATCATGAAACAGCTCGCGCTGGTGCAGTTTTTCTCTTGGTTTGCGCTATTTATTATGTGGACTTATACGCCTGCAGCGATTACGCAGCACACTTGGGGCGTTGCCATTGAATGGTTTGACCCAGCCTATATTGCTGCTGCCGGCGGTTTGCCAACCGATATCGCTAAAGCGAAAGGCTCTGCTGGTGACTGGGTTGGTATTTTGTACGCGGCACAAGCTTTATTCTCTGTGCTATTTGCCTTGGTTATGACTAAGCTTGCCAACACATTTGGCCGTAAACTTACTTACTCTTTGAGCTTAATCGCAGGCGGTTTAGGTTACCTAAGCTTTGTATTATTCCAAGACCCAACGCTAACTCATGTTGATTTACTGATCACCCAAGTGGAAATTCCAAAAGGGGCATTAGGTTTAGTGTGGTCTATGGCGGGTGTTGGCATCGCATGGGCGGCAATTTTAGCTATGCCTTATGCGATTCTAGCAGGCGCATTACCTGCGGATAAAACTGGTGTTTATATGGGAATATTTAACTTCACTATAGCGGCGCCACAAATTGTTTCAGGTATTGCCTCTGGTTGGATTTTAAGCCATGTATTCGATAACCAAGCGATTAACATTATTATGCTAGCAGGTATTGCCATGTTCTTAGCGGCGGCGTCGGTTATTTTTGTGAAAGACACTGAAGCAAAAGCTTAG
- a CDS encoding TonB-dependent receptor domain-containing protein: MSTRTNNKSLLASAIAIALASPLVMADNTDEEQMIEEITVVGKSVSYANNETPEEMFKQQSAMTSTLAVIDNLPGVLINEGDTFGSDDWSTTVSIRGFQLSLDEQQIGITIDGIANGNSNYGGGAKANRYIDTENLGVVQVSQGTADIASRSHEALGGSLNFTTSDPEQEEKATVSLTLADFDGQKYFARYDTGEIFKDTFAWFSLSSTESSDWIQQAAENERDHYAAKVISAVNGIDLTAYVSYDDTHEDNYQRVSLAGFEQNPEWDGLTEDWTGIPYVDQTYRRGWSTLRENIFGYLKAAYVTDSFEVSGNVYFHDNSGRGDWVPPYLVDVKDDGDAGHSELVSGNTVLGGAPLGRIYFVDANGNSLAPTAGCVSSILAPYGGSGPEADPACYDRSAIPVGSYRHTHYNKERFGFNGDFALYSTFDNINNTLRGGIWYEDYERDESRDWHKIIDSRTSYQFDHNPYWVQYDRSFTVDTMMFYLEDELDMGWGKVRVGAKKFLVELEADDNFNRGAAKVKVDSDSDTLLSAGVVLNTGVDGLEVFAGYAENFAAIKDSVLERDASQLDNIEPETADNIDLGIRYSSDSIEASLTYYDISFDNRLVFIAPDSPDGIDFLIGNNGSYINVGGIDSTGFEASLTWYISNEWTAYTSYTSNDSEYVEGTSAFPTGNTVFGSAEDLAVVSFDWLRDEKFAGVSTKWVGKRWLDAANTQRIDDYIVSDVYAGVTVDRPVEGIQSLEVRLTINNITDESYLGGVAGQAAWIGAPRTAALNIKAAF, encoded by the coding sequence ATGTCTACGCGCACAAATAATAAGTCATTACTTGCTTCAGCCATTGCTATCGCACTAGCCTCACCGCTCGTTATGGCCGATAACACCGACGAAGAACAAATGATTGAAGAAATCACTGTGGTTGGTAAAAGCGTTTCTTATGCAAACAACGAAACGCCAGAAGAAATGTTCAAACAGCAGTCGGCAATGACCAGCACTTTGGCGGTTATTGATAATTTACCGGGCGTATTAATCAACGAGGGCGACACTTTTGGATCTGACGACTGGTCAACAACCGTTTCAATTCGTGGTTTCCAGTTAAGCCTAGACGAGCAACAAATCGGCATTACCATTGATGGTATTGCAAACGGTAACTCAAACTATGGTGGTGGTGCGAAAGCCAATCGCTACATCGACACTGAAAACCTAGGTGTAGTGCAAGTTTCTCAAGGTACTGCGGACATTGCCTCTCGCTCTCATGAAGCATTAGGTGGATCATTAAACTTCACGACCTCAGATCCTGAGCAAGAAGAAAAAGCGACGGTCAGTTTAACGCTGGCGGATTTTGATGGCCAAAAGTACTTCGCTCGTTACGATACTGGCGAAATATTCAAAGACACTTTCGCTTGGTTTAGCTTATCTAGCACAGAAAGTAGTGACTGGATCCAACAGGCTGCCGAAAACGAGCGCGATCATTACGCTGCGAAAGTCATCAGCGCCGTTAACGGTATTGATTTAACCGCTTACGTTTCTTATGACGATACACATGAAGACAATTACCAACGAGTGAGCCTTGCTGGTTTTGAACAAAACCCAGAGTGGGATGGCCTAACAGAAGACTGGACAGGCATTCCTTACGTTGACCAAACATACCGCCGTGGTTGGTCAACACTGCGCGAAAATATTTTCGGGTATTTAAAAGCCGCTTACGTAACCGATAGTTTTGAAGTGTCGGGCAACGTTTACTTTCACGACAATTCAGGCCGTGGTGATTGGGTTCCACCTTACCTAGTCGACGTAAAAGATGATGGCGATGCTGGCCATTCAGAGCTTGTTTCAGGCAATACGGTATTGGGCGGAGCACCGCTTGGTCGTATCTATTTTGTTGATGCCAACGGTAACAGCTTAGCGCCAACAGCAGGCTGTGTGAGTTCAATTCTTGCACCTTACGGTGGCTCAGGTCCTGAAGCAGATCCTGCCTGTTATGACCGCAGTGCAATTCCTGTCGGATCATACCGACATACTCATTACAACAAAGAGCGTTTTGGCTTTAATGGTGATTTTGCCCTTTACAGCACCTTTGACAATATCAACAACACCTTACGTGGTGGTATTTGGTATGAAGACTATGAGCGTGACGAGTCTCGTGATTGGCATAAAATTATCGACTCCCGTACCAGCTACCAGTTTGATCATAACCCGTACTGGGTGCAATACGACCGCAGCTTCACCGTCGATACCATGATGTTCTACCTAGAAGATGAACTTGATATGGGCTGGGGTAAGGTACGTGTTGGCGCGAAAAAATTCCTCGTTGAATTAGAGGCAGACGACAACTTCAACCGCGGCGCGGCAAAGGTAAAAGTAGACTCAGATTCCGACACCCTACTTTCAGCAGGTGTTGTATTAAATACTGGGGTTGACGGTTTGGAAGTCTTTGCGGGTTACGCTGAGAATTTTGCCGCCATTAAAGATTCTGTGCTTGAGCGTGATGCTTCACAGCTCGACAACATTGAGCCAGAAACAGCTGACAACATCGACTTAGGTATTCGCTACAGCTCAGATTCGATTGAAGCTAGCTTAACTTACTACGACATCAGCTTTGATAACCGCTTGGTATTTATTGCACCTGATTCGCCAGACGGTATCGACTTTTTGATTGGCAACAACGGTTCATATATTAACGTGGGTGGTATTGACTCGACTGGCTTTGAAGCGTCTTTGACTTGGTACATTTCAAACGAATGGACAGCGTATACTTCATATACTTCTAACGATTCAGAATACGTTGAAGGTACCTCGGCTTTCCCAACGGGTAATACCGTATTCGGCTCAGCTGAAGACTTAGCGGTTGTTTCATTTGACTGGTTACGCGACGAGAAATTTGCTGGTGTTTCAACTAAGTGGGTTGGTAAGCGTTGGCTAGATGCTGCTAACACACAGCGTATTGACGACTACATAGTGTCTGACGTTTACGCAGGTGTCACCGTTGACCGTCCAGTTGAGGGGATTCAATCACTGGAAGTTCGTTTAACCATTAACAACATTACCGATGAAAGCTACTTAGGTGGTGTTGCTGGCCAAGCTGCTTGGATTGGTGCACCACGCACAGCGGCATTAAACATCAAAGCAGCATTCTAG
- a CDS encoding LacI family DNA-binding transcriptional regulator, with amino-acid sequence MKSKPTSFDIAFRAGVSQSTVSRALRNSPLVNEETRLKVQAIARELNYKVDKNASNLRSQQSSTLALLLFEDPTNDDSLINPFFLSMLGSITKACSDKGYDLLVSFQQMNDDWHAEFEDSNKADGIILLGYGDFVDYEEKLIQLIEQDTRFVRWGAEVESLPIVSIGCDNFHGGYQLTEHVIMNGRKHFAFLGEASSHAPEFFDRYKGHCKALTDNQLSVNQACQIDAISTEDSGYKAALALIESGEPFDAIFGASDLIAIGAMRALQDNGYQVPEQVAVIGFDDIPMASFTFPSLTTAKQNTKLAGELLVDSLIKLIQGEPVKTTLMPTNLIVRKSCGS; translated from the coding sequence TTGAAATCAAAACCTACTTCTTTTGACATAGCTTTTCGTGCAGGTGTCTCGCAGTCAACCGTCTCGCGAGCATTAAGAAATAGCCCACTAGTTAACGAAGAGACGCGCTTGAAAGTGCAGGCAATTGCTCGTGAACTCAATTACAAAGTGGATAAAAACGCCAGTAACCTGCGTTCACAGCAAAGTAGCACCTTAGCGTTATTGCTTTTTGAAGATCCGACTAACGATGATTCATTAATTAACCCTTTTTTCTTGTCAATGTTGGGTAGTATTACCAAAGCATGCTCAGACAAGGGCTACGACCTGCTCGTTTCTTTTCAGCAAATGAATGATGACTGGCATGCCGAGTTTGAAGACTCGAACAAAGCCGACGGCATAATTCTACTTGGCTATGGCGACTTTGTTGATTACGAAGAAAAACTTATCCAATTAATTGAGCAAGATACCCGCTTTGTCCGCTGGGGTGCAGAAGTAGAGTCACTGCCCATTGTCTCGATTGGTTGCGATAACTTTCACGGAGGCTATCAGCTAACCGAACATGTGATCATGAATGGCCGCAAGCACTTTGCTTTTTTAGGCGAAGCATCTAGCCATGCGCCAGAGTTTTTTGATCGCTATAAAGGTCATTGCAAAGCACTTACCGACAACCAGCTTAGTGTCAATCAAGCCTGTCAAATTGACGCGATATCTACCGAAGATTCAGGTTACAAAGCAGCACTAGCACTTATCGAAAGTGGTGAACCATTTGATGCCATCTTTGGGGCGAGTGACTTAATTGCCATTGGTGCAATGCGAGCCTTGCAAGACAATGGCTACCAAGTTCCTGAGCAGGTTGCTGTGATTGGTTTTGATGATATCCCAATGGCAAGCTTTACCTTCCCATCACTTACAACGGCCAAGCAAAATACTAAGCTTGCTGGTGAACTATTGGTTGATAGCTTGATTAAGTTAATTCAAGGTGAACCGGTAAAAACCACTTTGATGCCAACAAACTTAATCGTTAGAAAGTCCTGTGGCAGCTAG
- a CDS encoding helix-turn-helix transcriptional regulator → MKSKLEFFQATNEQLSDCGQVLDIELSSEALGWQGVILEKGSSPHFYPQNVYTPYFYFALALEEELHWQVGEQHNEITLKTTPGNIWINPPKTPFTHDISEPCYFVILAVEASTFLNSCPLNIDSKKLSFLNNYNVIDETIKGIIELFLLEVAAQGRNGKVYLNQLLALLSTHYIQHYSNYFDLQNSQQRISKFEQRQVDKVASYIQTHIGEAVTVDDLAELLNCSKFYFLREFKKFTGLTPYQYLMNERLSKAKAMLTQPNARIAEIASALGFNDQAHFTRTFKSHFGVTPGQFIKSD, encoded by the coding sequence ATGAAATCCAAGCTAGAGTTTTTTCAAGCGACTAATGAGCAGCTGTCTGACTGTGGGCAGGTGCTAGATATCGAGCTTTCCAGTGAGGCACTTGGCTGGCAAGGAGTTATTCTTGAAAAAGGCAGCTCTCCGCATTTTTATCCGCAGAATGTATACACACCTTACTTCTACTTTGCCCTAGCATTGGAAGAAGAATTACATTGGCAAGTCGGCGAACAGCACAATGAGATCACGCTTAAAACAACGCCCGGCAATATCTGGATAAACCCGCCCAAAACGCCTTTTACTCACGATATTTCAGAGCCTTGCTACTTTGTTATTCTGGCAGTTGAAGCATCCACTTTTCTCAATAGTTGCCCGCTTAATATTGACTCAAAAAAGCTTAGCTTTCTGAATAATTACAATGTTATCGACGAAACTATCAAAGGTATTATTGAATTGTTTTTGTTGGAGGTTGCTGCTCAAGGACGCAACGGAAAGGTTTATCTCAACCAATTGTTAGCCCTACTGAGCACACATTATATTCAGCACTACTCTAACTATTTTGATTTACAGAATAGCCAGCAGCGTATTTCTAAATTTGAGCAACGACAAGTAGACAAAGTCGCCAGTTATATTCAAACACATATTGGTGAAGCCGTTACCGTGGACGACCTAGCGGAACTACTTAATTGCAGTAAATTCTATTTTCTTCGGGAATTTAAGAAGTTTACGGGATTAACCCCCTATCAATACTTGATGAACGAAAGGTTAAGTAAGGCCAAAGCTATGCTCACTCAACCTAATGCCCGCATCGCTGAAATAGCCAGCGCTTTGGGGTTTAATGATCAAGCGCATTTCACCCGCACGTTTAAAAGCCATTTTGGAGTGACCCCAGGGCAGTTTATTAAAAGCGACTAG
- a CDS encoding alkaline phosphatase D family protein yields MKNISQLMTKSLTTALLAAFLSVSVNAIALGDSADRKTAEIDNKIPTAKPLSKIYFGSCGKQYKPMPIFDAIVADQPELFVFLGDNIYGDTEDMSELQHKYDTLGEHPGFKKLKATTPLIAIWDDHDYGENDAGKEYPQKEASRKIMLDFWQEPKDSPRYHRDGIYSSYIYGEDGYGESGKTVHIIMPDLRWNRDELHQVGKFSYATKRMPKNLGPYEVSPVKGASMLGERQWQWLESELKKPATVKIIASSLQLLPEFTGWESWANFPSDRNRLLNFIKQEKIPGVIMISGDTHWGEISKVTEHGMYPLWEVTSSGLSEKWKDVSPNKHRQGQYTHDVNYGFIEIDWNKTDPEIVFGLKQVDGQVFSQHQVKLSQLSFAESR; encoded by the coding sequence ATGAAAAATATCAGCCAACTGATGACTAAAAGTTTAACCACAGCGCTACTAGCAGCGTTTCTATCAGTAAGCGTAAACGCAATTGCACTTGGTGACAGTGCTGATAGAAAGACCGCAGAGATCGACAATAAAATACCAACAGCTAAGCCCCTGTCTAAAATTTATTTCGGCTCTTGTGGCAAGCAATACAAACCCATGCCGATATTCGATGCCATTGTTGCCGATCAACCTGAGCTTTTTGTTTTTCTTGGCGACAATATTTATGGCGATACTGAAGATATGAGTGAGCTTCAGCATAAGTATGACACTTTAGGTGAACATCCCGGCTTTAAAAAGCTGAAAGCCACTACCCCATTAATCGCCATTTGGGATGATCATGACTATGGCGAAAATGACGCTGGCAAAGAGTATCCGCAAAAAGAAGCGTCTAGAAAAATTATGTTGGATTTTTGGCAAGAGCCAAAGGATTCACCGCGCTATCACCGCGATGGTATTTATAGCTCCTATATTTATGGCGAAGATGGGTATGGCGAAAGTGGCAAAACCGTTCATATTATTATGCCAGATTTACGCTGGAACCGAGATGAACTGCACCAAGTAGGCAAGTTTAGTTATGCAACAAAGCGCATGCCAAAAAATTTGGGGCCATACGAGGTTAGCCCTGTTAAAGGAGCCTCCATGCTGGGTGAGCGTCAATGGCAGTGGCTAGAATCGGAATTAAAGAAACCAGCTACCGTTAAGATTATTGCTTCCAGTCTTCAACTTTTACCCGAGTTTACGGGGTGGGAGTCATGGGCAAACTTCCCAAGCGATCGCAATAGGTTACTCAACTTCATTAAACAAGAAAAAATTCCCGGTGTCATAATGATCAGCGGTGATACACACTGGGGCGAAATATCAAAAGTCACCGAACATGGGATGTACCCGCTTTGGGAAGTAACCAGCTCAGGGCTAAGTGAGAAATGGAAAGATGTTAGCCCGAACAAACATCGCCAAGGGCAATACACCCACGATGTCAACTACGGCTTTATCGAAATAGATTGGAATAAAACAGACCCTGAGATTGTCTTCGGCCTTAAACAAGTCGACGGCCAAGTGTTTAGCCAGCACCAAGTAAAGTTATCTCAGTTATCATTTGCCGAATCGCGTTAA